The following proteins come from a genomic window of Aquimarina sp. MAR_2010_214:
- a CDS encoding OmpA family protein, translating to MKTTKTLCILVALFSITTSNAQLLERLGKKAEEAAKRTVEKRVERETEKKTNKGLDGIFEGKKKKRKKKKKKRGVIIGSSKDYEINRASDFTSGNIVVFEDDFTNDQQGDFPAKWDTNGSGEIVKIDGKKWFRLGGNSKYVPTIKESLSENYTIEFDLLTQGLDKKTSSQAWIKLLLEDNTGFQRSKNWCMVELSPCQFIESQGVVEKVTNGQRQIRNKIGKDYRTAIKGMSHIAIAVNKTRMRVWLNENKIVDIPRLVPQKANAFKLYTKGLRDASDKDEVYISDIKIAKSGQDNRSKLITEGRLSTNAILFKAGSSTITGGSETIIKEVATALQSIPDMKIKITGHTDADGNAESNRKLSEQRAKAVKMILVEQYDIRFSRIQIEGKGEANPIADNTSKAGKAKNRRVEFIKL from the coding sequence ATGAAAACTACAAAAACACTTTGCATTCTTGTTGCATTATTTAGTATCACAACAAGTAACGCTCAATTATTAGAAAGGCTAGGTAAAAAGGCAGAAGAAGCAGCAAAACGTACTGTAGAAAAACGTGTAGAACGAGAAACAGAGAAAAAAACTAATAAAGGTCTTGACGGTATTTTTGAAGGAAAGAAGAAGAAAAGAAAAAAAAAGAAGAAAAAAAGAGGAGTTATTATCGGAAGCTCTAAAGATTATGAAATCAATCGTGCCTCTGATTTTACATCAGGAAATATTGTAGTATTTGAAGATGATTTCACAAATGATCAACAAGGAGATTTTCCTGCCAAATGGGATACCAATGGCTCTGGTGAAATCGTAAAGATTGATGGCAAAAAATGGTTCCGTTTAGGAGGTAACTCTAAGTATGTTCCGACAATTAAAGAGTCACTTTCCGAAAATTACACCATAGAATTTGATCTTCTTACTCAGGGATTAGATAAAAAAACAAGTTCTCAGGCCTGGATTAAACTTTTACTCGAAGACAATACTGGTTTTCAACGATCAAAAAACTGGTGTATGGTAGAACTATCTCCTTGCCAATTCATCGAATCCCAGGGCGTTGTAGAAAAAGTAACAAACGGACAACGCCAGATCCGAAATAAAATAGGTAAAGATTATCGTACTGCAATAAAAGGAATGTCTCATATAGCTATCGCTGTCAATAAAACCCGAATGCGAGTATGGCTTAATGAAAATAAAATCGTGGATATCCCAAGATTAGTTCCGCAAAAAGCAAATGCATTCAAATTATACACCAAAGGATTGCGGGATGCAAGTGATAAAGACGAGGTATACATATCTGATATCAAAATAGCTAAGAGTGGTCAGGATAATCGAAGTAAACTTATTACCGAAGGACGTTTATCTACCAACGCCATCCTTTTTAAAGCAGGATCCTCAACTATCACCGGAGGGTCTGAAACTATTATAAAAGAAGTGGCTACCGCTTTGCAAAGCATACCCGACATGAAAATAAAAATCACAGGTCATACAGATGCTGATGGGAATGCAGAAAGCAATAGAAAACTTTCTGAACAACGAGCAAAAGCCGTTAAAATGATTCTTGTAGAACAATATGATATTCGGTTTAGTAGAATCCAAATCGAAGGAAAAGGAGAAGCAAACCCAATAGCAGATAATACTTCAAAGGCCGGAAAAGCAAAAAACAGAAGAGTAGAATTTATCAAACTCTAA